A genomic stretch from Petrimonas mucosa includes:
- a CDS encoding DUF4249 family protein, translating to MKRKYISFLITTILLLSCERMLEVNFSDEKPLIVMNGVVEPDKPISVAVSKSFLFTDTDSTAPYLKDVSVELHVNDTFVEKLQRFAIDTAKYRARRGNSYFRSESHVKVGDRVKIKASAPGLETAWVETVIPTPAAIEKVDTATFFVPAPGNNTFGFYWNPYGEYSWDSDSGWGYGGYYIPVPEIFYEPFYRRMRLHIGVRKQKNDVAHYFLLRIVAENPEYKDYPFYLPVETQDDPIFARDPKNLFLEKLFNNNYSTNSSSVFTDNLFKDNAYTLNVSTGGLYTVKVEHTKPEKEGEKPEYLSHEVKNPPIEVRIYTLSHDYYSYLKSVEKWDYDKEFDFISEPRVTYSNVHNGIGFVGSMSYISERIQIPSFPGGKNTVPR from the coding sequence ATGAAGAGAAAATATATTTCGTTTCTGATAACAACGATTCTATTGCTGTCGTGTGAGCGTATGCTTGAAGTGAATTTTTCCGATGAAAAGCCGCTTATTGTGATGAATGGAGTTGTTGAACCCGATAAGCCAATAAGCGTTGCTGTCAGCAAAAGTTTCTTGTTCACCGATACCGACAGCACTGCGCCTTATTTGAAAGATGTTTCGGTGGAATTGCACGTTAACGATACATTTGTTGAAAAACTGCAACGCTTCGCCATAGATACTGCCAAGTACCGGGCTCGAAGAGGAAATTCTTATTTCCGTTCCGAGTCACACGTTAAAGTCGGCGACCGGGTTAAGATTAAGGCTTCGGCACCAGGCCTCGAGACCGCATGGGTGGAGACCGTTATTCCCACACCGGCTGCGATTGAAAAGGTGGATACGGCAACGTTTTTCGTACCGGCACCAGGCAACAATACGTTCGGATTCTACTGGAATCCATACGGCGAGTATTCCTGGGACTCAGACAGCGGATGGGGGTACGGCGGATATTATATTCCAGTTCCGGAAATATTTTACGAGCCGTTTTATCGGAGGATGCGCTTGCATATTGGGGTTCGAAAACAAAAAAACGATGTGGCACATTATTTTCTTTTGAGGATCGTTGCGGAGAACCCCGAGTACAAAGATTATCCTTTTTACTTGCCTGTCGAAACACAGGATGATCCCATTTTCGCGAGAGATCCTAAAAATCTTTTCCTCGAAAAGCTGTTCAATAACAATTACTCCACAAATAGTTCATCCGTTTTTACGGATAACTTGTTTAAAGATAATGCCTATACGTTAAATGTCTCCACCGGAGGATTATACACGGTGAAAGTGGAACACACCAAACCGGAAAAGGAGGGGGAGAAACCGGAATATTTAAGTCACGAAGTGAAAAATCCGCCAATAGAAGTGCGGATTTACACGCTGTCTCACGATTATTATTCGTACCTGAAATCGGTTGAAAAGTGGGATTACGATAAGGAGTTCGACTTTATCTCCGAACCCAGGGTTACCTACTCCAACGTACACAACGGAATCGGATTTGTGGGATCCATGTCGTACATATCTGAGCGTATTCAGATACCGTCTTTTCCCGGCGGTAAGAACACAGTTCCAAGGTGA
- a CDS encoding TonB-dependent receptor yields MKRYTILVLLAVCSFLGASAQQNITINVEKQPVTSVLQQIEKQTGYTFSYNPELLRDFPPVTLHVGNMLLQPLLEKFFSKTGIQFMIRGNYVILKERPKNVTISGFIHESGSRETLIGANVFDLLSQKGAVSNNFGFFSLPIPPGEVRLRGSYVGYTSQEITFVVENDTVIHFFLEPTSLLKEVVIEGRQTGPLHNVETGKITLTTQTLQALPSFLGEKDVIKTLQLLPGVAAGTEGVAGMYVRGGNLDENLYLVDGNPLYHVNHLGGMFSTFNPEAVKTMDFYKGSFPARYGGRLSSVVDVRMNDGDMNKLGGTASIGLISSRFNFQGPLVKEKTSFNVSFRRTYLDLMVRPALYFAGKKDEKDNPDDYNKPDVGYYFYDFNAKVNHKFSEQSRLFLSIYDGKDKLFLNMDAKSERSYNLDPDNNSPDPAFDTHHEINKNKTNFDTGWGTRMASLNWAYAMNNKLFSNATLIYSRYSSDIVTKSISEKELIISEENSDKIEKVIDKTKDNTHYRSGIQDIGYRLEFDYTPVSNHFIRFGTLLLHHRFRPEQSGIVLTTENDTEKRNDTVTFANERVLVKELSFYAEDEMILNERMKVNTGIHFSGFLVQGRSYVSAQPRLSARYLLGNDWSLKVSYGKMNQYVHLLQSSKINLPNDLWVPITKNVKPMVSHQVSGGVFGRWRGFDLSLEGYYKSSRNQVEYREGTSLLSGNLNWEQRIAQGLSKSYGMEMMASRIFGNTSGWLGYTLSWSNRHFPNGEINRGLVYPAKYDNRHKINAVVMHKFGKKFDVSTSWIYSTGNWATLAKQKYINDMGEETDYIDKLNNFKMPSYHRLDLSFNYYRHKKKGRVGIWNLSIYNAYSHHNSFILVPTTEAEFFTQEEKQDRSKPVLKSLSIFPFIPSFSYTYKF; encoded by the coding sequence ATGAAACGCTATACTATCCTTGTTTTGTTGGCTGTTTGCTCCTTTTTAGGAGCATCAGCCCAGCAAAACATTACAATTAACGTCGAAAAACAGCCGGTTACCTCTGTGTTGCAACAGATTGAGAAGCAAACGGGATACACGTTTTCATACAATCCGGAACTGTTGAGGGACTTTCCGCCCGTAACGCTTCATGTAGGGAATATGTTGTTGCAACCTTTGCTGGAAAAGTTTTTCAGCAAGACCGGTATCCAATTTATGATCCGCGGCAATTATGTTATTTTGAAAGAGCGTCCGAAGAACGTTACGATAAGCGGATTTATCCACGAATCAGGGTCGCGCGAAACACTTATCGGCGCCAATGTATTCGACTTGCTTTCGCAAAAAGGAGCCGTAAGCAACAATTTCGGTTTTTTCAGTCTTCCCATTCCCCCCGGAGAAGTCCGTTTAAGGGGAAGCTACGTAGGATACACATCACAGGAGATCACATTTGTTGTAGAAAACGACACGGTTATCCATTTTTTCTTAGAGCCTACCTCTTTGCTTAAAGAAGTGGTGATAGAGGGTAGGCAAACCGGACCACTACATAACGTAGAAACCGGAAAGATAACACTTACTACGCAAACGCTGCAGGCTTTGCCTTCTTTTTTGGGAGAAAAAGATGTGATTAAAACCCTGCAACTTTTACCGGGTGTGGCCGCCGGGACCGAAGGTGTGGCAGGTATGTACGTGCGGGGTGGAAATTTAGATGAAAATCTCTATCTGGTGGATGGGAATCCGCTTTATCACGTGAACCACTTGGGCGGCATGTTTTCCACATTCAATCCCGAAGCGGTGAAAACCATGGATTTTTATAAAGGCAGCTTTCCTGCGCGTTATGGCGGTCGCCTTTCGTCGGTAGTAGATGTGCGTATGAATGACGGCGATATGAATAAACTTGGCGGCACGGCTTCCATCGGACTGATTTCATCGCGATTTAATTTTCAAGGTCCACTAGTGAAGGAGAAGACTTCATTCAATGTTTCCTTTCGCCGAACATACTTGGATTTAATGGTGCGCCCTGCATTATATTTTGCGGGGAAGAAAGATGAAAAGGACAATCCCGATGATTATAATAAACCGGATGTGGGATATTATTTTTATGATTTTAATGCCAAGGTCAACCATAAATTCTCCGAGCAAAGCCGCCTTTTTTTGAGTATCTACGACGGGAAAGACAAGCTCTTTCTGAATATGGATGCCAAAAGTGAACGTTCTTACAATTTAGATCCGGATAACAATTCTCCTGATCCGGCGTTCGACACGCACCACGAAATAAATAAGAACAAAACCAATTTTGACACCGGTTGGGGCACGCGAATGGCATCGCTCAATTGGGCCTATGCCATGAACAATAAGTTGTTTAGCAATGCTACACTGATTTACAGCCGATACTCGTCGGATATTGTAACTAAATCGATTAGCGAAAAAGAGTTGATTATATCGGAAGAAAATTCGGACAAGATTGAGAAAGTGATCGATAAAACAAAAGACAATACCCATTACCGCTCCGGAATTCAGGACATAGGTTATCGCCTGGAGTTTGACTACACACCGGTGAGCAATCATTTTATCCGCTTCGGAACATTGTTGCTGCACCACCGGTTTCGTCCCGAACAAAGCGGAATTGTTTTGACAACAGAAAACGATACCGAGAAGCGAAACGATACCGTTACTTTTGCCAACGAGCGTGTTTTGGTAAAGGAACTTTCGTTCTACGCTGAAGATGAAATGATTTTGAACGAACGCATGAAAGTGAATACGGGCATACATTTTTCTGGATTCCTGGTGCAGGGAAGATCTTATGTCAGCGCACAGCCCCGCCTTTCGGCACGTTACCTGCTCGGCAACGATTGGTCGCTGAAAGTATCGTATGGCAAAATGAACCAGTATGTACATTTGTTGCAAAGCAGTAAGATAAATCTACCTAACGACTTGTGGGTTCCCATTACGAAAAATGTAAAACCGATGGTCTCACATCAGGTTTCGGGTGGCGTTTTCGGACGTTGGCGCGGGTTTGACCTTTCGCTGGAAGGATATTACAAATCTTCCAGGAATCAGGTGGAATATAGGGAAGGTACTTCCTTGCTTTCGGGTAATCTTAATTGGGAACAGCGTATAGCGCAAGGATTAAGTAAATCGTACGGTATGGAAATGATGGCGAGCAGGATTTTCGGAAATACATCGGGATGGTTGGGCTATACGCTATCGTGGTCGAATCGTCATTTTCCGAACGGTGAGATAAACCGCGGACTTGTCTATCCGGCGAAATACGATAACCGCCACAAAATAAACGCGGTGGTGATGCATAAATTCGGTAAAAAATTCGATGTGAGCACGTCGTGGATATATTCTACCGGTAACTGGGCTACGCTGGCAAAGCAAAAGTACATTAACGACATGGGAGAGGAAACGGATTATATTGATAAACTCAACAATTTTAAAATGCCTTCCTATCACCGCCTCGATTTAAGTTTCAATTATTACCGCCACAAAAAGAAAGGTCGGGTGGGGATTTGGAATTTAAGTATTTACAATGCGTATTCGCATCACAATTCGTTTATTTTAGTGCCTACTACCGAGGCCGAGTTTTTTACTCAGGAAGAGAAACAAGACAGAAGTAAACCGGTATTAAAAAGTTTGTCGATTTTCCCTTTTATCCCATCATTTTCTTACACGTATAAGTTTTGA
- a CDS encoding regulatory protein RecX — protein MESNTRARKPVSEEVAYQRMARLCSMREYATFDIRQKLQRMQLDEGVVRAILSRLEKHRFIDDARFARSFISDKLRFGKWGRAKIVYALRQRQVPQEIIDEAFDALPDEAVTRQLRPLLEKKLQSLQGKSGYERRTKAIRFALNRGFSMSEILECLGEIEEE, from the coding sequence ATGGAGAGTAATACCAGAGCGCGAAAACCGGTTTCGGAAGAGGTGGCCTATCAACGTATGGCCAGGCTCTGTTCGATGAGGGAGTATGCTACCTTTGATATCCGGCAGAAGTTGCAACGAATGCAGCTCGACGAGGGTGTGGTGCGCGCCATTCTCTCCCGGCTGGAGAAGCATCGCTTTATCGATGATGCCCGGTTTGCCCGCAGCTTTATCAGTGACAAGCTTCGTTTTGGCAAATGGGGGAGAGCCAAAATCGTTTATGCTCTCAGGCAGCGACAGGTTCCGCAGGAGATCATCGACGAGGCGTTCGACGCTCTTCCCGATGAGGCGGTCACCCGGCAGCTAAGACCGCTCCTGGAAAAGAAACTGCAATCATTGCAGGGAAAGAGCGGATATGAAAGGCGGACCAAAGCCATCCGGTTTGCGCTGAACCGGGGATTTTCAATGTCGGAGATCCTGGAGTGTCTAGGTGAAATCGAGGAGGAGTGA
- the prmC gene encoding peptide chain release factor N(5)-glutamine methyltransferase: MQDIKSYLNDELGTRYSPGEISYLTRLILERGLSIPLTDILACKFNHLSDVAVRKVHEIAGRLKQGEPIQYILGETDFFGLTFSVDSSVLIPRPETEELVQWIINTTIDGAVKILDIGTGSGCIAVTLAKKLPMAEVHAWDVSSAALEVARKNAERNGVHLIFSERDVLQDPVPEVKFDIVVSNPPYVTASEKEDMEEHVLKFEPHLALFVPDDDPLLFYRKIADVAGLNLKRGGSLFFEINREKGEQVEVLLRQKGFRSIERLKDISGNDRMVRAVRE, translated from the coding sequence ATGCAAGATATAAAAAGCTACCTAAATGATGAACTGGGCACCCGCTACTCCCCAGGAGAGATCAGCTACCTGACCCGCCTGATACTGGAAAGGGGGCTTTCGATCCCGCTGACGGATATTCTGGCATGCAAATTTAACCATTTATCCGATGTGGCAGTGCGCAAAGTGCATGAAATTGCCGGACGGTTGAAGCAGGGCGAGCCCATCCAGTATATACTGGGCGAGACCGATTTTTTCGGTCTCACCTTTTCGGTCGACTCTTCGGTACTGATTCCGCGCCCCGAAACTGAGGAGTTGGTGCAATGGATCATCAACACCACCATTGATGGGGCCGTAAAGATTCTCGACATCGGAACAGGCAGCGGTTGCATTGCCGTCACATTGGCGAAGAAGTTGCCGATGGCCGAGGTGCATGCCTGGGATGTCTCGTCGGCTGCACTCGAGGTGGCCCGAAAAAATGCGGAGAGGAATGGAGTACATCTCATTTTTTCGGAAAGGGATGTGCTGCAGGATCCTGTTCCGGAAGTAAAATTCGACATTGTGGTGAGTAACCCTCCTTACGTGACAGCGTCTGAAAAGGAGGATATGGAAGAGCATGTGCTGAAGTTCGAGCCCCATCTGGCCCTCTTTGTTCCGGACGACGATCCGCTGCTCTTTTACCGTAAGATAGCCGACGTTGCCGGATTGAACCTGAAGCGGGGAGGCTCCCTTTTCTTCGAGATTAACCGTGAAAAGGGGGAGCAGGTGGAGGTTTTGCTACGACAAAAAGGGTTCCGGAGTATCGAACGGCTGAAGGATATTTCCGGTAATGATCGGATGGTTAGGGCTGTCAGGGAGTAA
- the trpA gene encoding tryptophan synthase subunit alpha codes for MNRIDRLFQQKSKNILSVYFTAGYPNLDDTVPIIRSLEKNGVDLIEIGIPFSDPMADGPVIQASGTEALRNGMSLKVLFRQLDQIRTAVETPLVLMGYLNPILQFGFDRFCAEAQRCGIDGLIIPDLPFAEYMREYKGSTEKYGLHMIMLITPETSEERIRLIDENTGGFIYMVSSASVTGAKSGFGEENLQYFRRVNGMNLRHPRLIGFGISNKATFDAACDHASGAIIGSKFVSLLGGEESVEAAVQKLKKSVTGS; via the coding sequence ATGAACAGAATAGATCGATTGTTTCAACAAAAGAGTAAAAACATCCTCTCCGTCTATTTCACGGCAGGATATCCCAACCTCGACGACACCGTCCCGATCATCCGGTCGCTCGAAAAAAATGGCGTAGACCTGATCGAGATAGGTATCCCCTTCAGCGATCCGATGGCTGACGGACCTGTCATCCAAGCATCGGGAACAGAAGCGCTCAGGAATGGCATGAGTTTGAAAGTGCTTTTCAGACAACTCGACCAGATCCGTACTGCGGTAGAGACCCCGTTGGTACTGATGGGTTATCTGAATCCCATCCTGCAGTTCGGGTTCGACAGGTTCTGTGCCGAGGCACAACGCTGCGGTATCGACGGGCTGATCATTCCCGACCTGCCATTTGCCGAATATATGCGGGAGTACAAGGGCAGTACCGAAAAATATGGTCTTCACATGATCATGCTGATCACTCCGGAAACGTCGGAGGAGCGCATCCGGCTGATTGATGAAAACACCGGCGGCTTTATCTACATGGTATCGTCGGCATCGGTCACCGGTGCAAAGTCGGGTTTCGGGGAAGAGAACCTGCAATACTTCAGGCGGGTGAACGGCATGAATCTGCGCCATCCCCGGCTCATCGGGTTCGGAATATCCAACAAGGCCACCTTCGACGCGGCCTGTGACCACGCTTCGGGAGCCATCATCGGCAGCAAGTTCGTCTCGTTGCTCGGTGGGGAGGAGTCGGTAGAGGCAGCAGTGCAAAAATTGAAAAAATCTGTTACCGGTTCATAA
- the pyrE gene encoding orotate phosphoribosyltransferase, protein MKTVEKLTAEKLLKIKAVKLQPSNPFTWASGWKSPIYCDNRKLMSYPPIRNFLKVEFSRIILEKFPQVEAIAGVATGAIAPGAIVADALGLPFVYVRSAPKDHGLENLIEGDLKPRQKVVVIEDLVSTGQSSLKAVEAIRQSGSDVLGMVAVFTYGFPAAEANMKEARVDLIALTNYNAILDEALKIDYIAESDVKTLQDWRKNPETWGTTKKTTR, encoded by the coding sequence ATGAAAACTGTAGAAAAATTAACAGCCGAAAAGCTTCTCAAGATAAAAGCGGTCAAGCTGCAGCCATCGAACCCTTTTACCTGGGCTTCGGGATGGAAGTCGCCCATCTATTGCGATAACCGGAAACTGATGTCTTATCCGCCCATACGCAACTTCCTCAAGGTTGAGTTTTCACGGATAATCCTTGAAAAGTTTCCGCAGGTAGAAGCGATTGCCGGCGTGGCAACAGGAGCCATAGCTCCCGGAGCCATCGTGGCCGATGCGTTGGGACTTCCGTTTGTCTATGTTCGCTCGGCACCTAAGGATCACGGATTGGAGAACCTGATTGAAGGTGATCTGAAACCGCGGCAAAAGGTTGTGGTGATAGAAGACCTTGTCTCTACAGGGCAAAGCAGTCTGAAGGCAGTTGAAGCGATTCGACAGAGCGGATCGGATGTACTTGGCATGGTGGCAGTTTTCACATATGGCTTTCCTGCTGCTGAAGCCAACATGAAGGAGGCTCGTGTAGATCTGATTGCGCTGACCAATTACAATGCTATTCTGGATGAGGCGCTCAAGATCGATTATATCGCTGAATCTGACGTGAAGACATTGCAGGATTGGCGTAAGAATCCCGAAACGTGGGGAACCACAAAAAAGACAACCCGATGA
- a CDS encoding DMT family transporter — MLFQSHIGEIASLLTAVCWTLSALFFQKAGAKVGSLSVNIIRIFLGILFLGITTLFTRGMFFPVDAAPYNWFWLGLSGVVGFFLGDLFLFKSYTLIGSRTSQLIMSLAPMITAIIGWLFLAEILPVKSILGIVVSITGIIIAVAGKKLKLNIPLKGFFYVLGGALGQAVGLVLSKKGMGDYDAVAATQIRAIFGFVSFFLLVTFLKRWRRVSLAVKDRASMKSITLGAVFGPFVGVALSLFAVQHTHTGIAATLMALVPIFIIVPSAIMFNEKITVRQVIGAVISIAGASIFFL; from the coding sequence ATGCTGTTTCAATCACACATCGGTGAGATCGCATCGCTACTGACAGCCGTATGCTGGACGTTGAGCGCCCTCTTCTTTCAAAAGGCGGGTGCAAAGGTGGGCTCGCTGTCGGTAAACATCATCCGGATCTTTCTGGGAATCCTCTTTCTTGGCATCACCACGCTATTTACCCGCGGGATGTTCTTTCCGGTAGATGCGGCGCCATACAACTGGTTCTGGCTGGGACTGTCGGGAGTGGTAGGTTTTTTTCTGGGCGACCTCTTCCTCTTCAAATCCTACACCCTGATCGGATCGCGCACCTCACAGCTGATCATGAGCCTGGCTCCGATGATAACGGCAATTATCGGGTGGCTTTTCCTGGCGGAGATATTGCCGGTAAAAAGTATCTTGGGGATAGTAGTCAGCATCACGGGAATCATCATTGCCGTGGCCGGCAAGAAGTTGAAGCTCAATATTCCGCTCAAGGGGTTCTTCTATGTGCTTGGCGGCGCTCTGGGGCAGGCTGTCGGCCTGGTGTTGAGCAAGAAGGGGATGGGCGATTACGATGCCGTTGCGGCCACGCAGATCAGGGCCATTTTCGGATTTGTCTCTTTTTTCCTGCTGGTCACTTTTCTGAAACGGTGGAGAAGGGTCTCCCTGGCCGTGAAAGACCGGGCAAGCATGAAATCCATCACCCTGGGGGCTGTTTTCGGGCCTTTCGTGGGCGTGGCGCTATCGCTATTTGCCGTGCAGCACACCCACACCGGCATTGCCGCTACGCTGATGGCTCTGGTTCCCATTTTTATCATTGTGCCTTCGGCCATCATGTTCAATGAAAAGATTACCGTCCGCCAGGTGATCGGGGCAGTGATCAGCATTGCCGGGGCAAGTATCTTCTTTCTGTGA
- a CDS encoding phosphoribosylanthranilate isomerase has protein sequence MRLIKVCGMRDAANIQGVERAGADWIGFIFHPASPRYVSEIPAYLPQQARRVGVFVDAPKERIIETASLFGLELVQLHGSESPRFCEEIRQTGIGVIKSLSVGDRFPDETATEYRDTCDYFLFDTQTKLHGGSGRRFDWNLLSDYSGDTPFLLSGGIAPHDTGILKTLLHPKLIGIDINSRFEITPAKKDLQKIRHFIATLKS, from the coding sequence ATGAGACTGATCAAGGTTTGCGGAATGCGCGATGCGGCCAACATACAAGGGGTGGAACGGGCCGGGGCCGACTGGATAGGGTTTATCTTCCATCCGGCATCCCCCCGTTATGTAAGCGAGATTCCGGCATACCTGCCTCAACAGGCAAGGCGGGTAGGAGTCTTTGTGGATGCACCGAAAGAGCGGATCATCGAAACGGCATCGCTTTTCGGACTGGAGCTGGTACAGCTTCACGGCAGTGAGTCCCCACGATTTTGTGAGGAGATCCGGCAAACCGGCATAGGAGTGATCAAATCGTTGTCTGTGGGCGACCGGTTTCCCGATGAGACGGCAACCGAGTACCGCGACACGTGCGACTACTTCCTGTTCGACACCCAAACCAAACTACACGGCGGCTCGGGGAGGCGGTTCGACTGGAACCTGCTCTCTGACTACAGCGGCGACACTCCCTTTTTGCTGAGCGGCGGAATTGCTCCGCACGACACCGGGATATTGAAAACTCTCCTTCACCCGAAACTGATCGGGATTGATATCAACAGCCGGTTCGAGATTACTCCGGCCAAGAAGGATCTTCAAAAGATCAGACACTTTATTGCAACGCTGAAATCATAA
- a CDS encoding SRPBCC family protein produces MTEFTSDVKTIFHNDEVVFHVLSDLSKIELIKDQIPADKIRDFAFDSDSCSFRVDPVGEVKFRIVDREPNKLVKFKSENLPFEVFLWIQLVQKAEKDTRMKITLRADLNPFIKGMVSKPLQEGLEKIADMIAELPYDKI; encoded by the coding sequence ATGACAGAATTTACCAGCGACGTAAAGACCATTTTTCACAATGATGAGGTTGTCTTCCACGTGCTCTCTGATCTGAGCAAGATAGAATTGATAAAAGATCAGATCCCTGCCGACAAGATCAGGGATTTTGCGTTTGATAGTGACTCCTGCTCGTTTCGGGTCGATCCGGTAGGCGAGGTGAAGTTCCGGATTGTGGACCGGGAGCCGAACAAACTGGTCAAGTTCAAATCCGAGAACCTCCCCTTTGAGGTTTTCCTCTGGATCCAGTTGGTGCAGAAGGCCGAAAAGGATACCAGGATGAAGATTACCCTTCGGGCCGATCTCAACCCATTTATCAAGGGTATGGTTTCGAAACCGCTGCAAGAAGGGTTGGAGAAAATAGCCGACATGATTGCGGAATTACCTTACGATAAAATCTGA
- a CDS encoding RNA polymerase sigma-70 factor has protein sequence MLTSKKQFSEYYHGYYRQLCLHALHFLCDADEAEDVVQDTFVNLWDKRDQLEKIKSVKAYLYTAVRNNCLTRIRDAKPTTSLDKWSGEELLTGDEQMERAEMEARVWKMIDELPERRREIFLMAKRDGMRYKDIAEQTGLTVKTVENHVLRAMQSLRAKDIKAYLFFFA, from the coding sequence ATGCTGACCTCAAAAAAACAGTTTTCGGAATATTATCACGGCTATTATCGTCAACTTTGCTTGCACGCCTTGCATTTTTTGTGCGACGCCGATGAGGCGGAGGATGTGGTACAAGATACATTCGTAAACTTATGGGATAAAAGGGATCAGCTGGAAAAGATCAAATCGGTGAAAGCGTATCTTTATACTGCTGTTCGAAATAACTGCCTTACCCGCATCCGCGACGCCAAGCCAACTACCTCTCTCGATAAATGGTCCGGAGAAGAGTTGCTTACAGGGGACGAACAGATGGAACGTGCCGAGATGGAAGCGCGTGTCTGGAAGATGATCGACGAATTGCCGGAGCGGCGCCGTGAAATCTTTTTAATGGCTAAGCGCGACGGGATGCGCTACAAGGACATTGCCGAACAAACCGGGCTGACCGTAAAAACCGTGGAAAATCATGTCCTGCGTGCCATGCAATCGTTACGTGCAAAAGATATCAAGGCTTACCTCTTCTTCTTTGCTTAA
- a CDS encoding FecR family protein, translating into MENQPQHNIDEGIRFVVRYYKPNSFDSRKGWRRIQKHIAPERNLRKMQVFYGAAAAVALLLVVSVFYFTSSTGTKWVAKADNVSYVLPDSSRIEMQQGAQLKYDKSFGKSERRVSMLGEISFAVARNESLPFVVSTPGAEIQVLGTEFTVQADNAETRLSVVSGKVQFTPESPVIPLLCSAGMTVHYTSGTEIVKVVSSGSSMEINGKDSSLVFNNTQLKEVALVLSHFYNVPIELPGDESTLTFTSSFTQKNIIEIVDIINLTLDTHIKIEK; encoded by the coding sequence ATGGAAAATCAACCACAACATAATATAGACGAGGGCATCCGGTTTGTAGTCCGGTATTACAAACCCAATTCTTTTGATTCCCGGAAAGGGTGGAGAAGGATACAAAAACACATCGCACCCGAACGGAACTTGCGCAAGATGCAGGTCTTCTATGGTGCTGCGGCTGCTGTCGCCTTATTGCTGGTTGTAAGTGTTTTTTATTTTACGTCAAGTACCGGAACAAAGTGGGTAGCCAAAGCCGATAATGTTTCCTATGTGTTACCCGACAGTTCCCGAATCGAAATGCAACAGGGAGCACAATTGAAATACGATAAAAGTTTCGGTAAGTCAGAACGCCGTGTTTCCATGTTGGGAGAAATTTCGTTTGCCGTCGCTCGAAACGAAAGCCTGCCCTTTGTTGTTTCCACGCCCGGAGCAGAAATCCAGGTGCTCGGCACGGAATTTACCGTGCAGGCCGATAACGCGGAAACCCGCCTTAGCGTGGTGTCGGGGAAAGTGCAGTTTACGCCCGAAAGCCCCGTTATTCCGCTATTGTGTAGTGCCGGTATGACAGTGCATTACACTTCCGGAACCGAAATTGTTAAGGTTGTTTCGTCCGGTAGTTCGATGGAAATCAACGGAAAAGACAGCTCGCTTGTATTCAACAATACGCAACTGAAAGAGGTGGCGTTGGTTTTGTCGCACTTCTATAACGTGCCGATAGAATTGCCTGGAGACGAATCCACGCTCACGTTTACATCGTCATTTACACAAAAAAACATCATTGAAATTGTTGATATTATTAATTTAACACTGGATACTCATATAAAAATTGAAAAGTAA
- a CDS encoding ComF family protein has translation MITLLNCLSDLFFPDCCLLCNTRLLPSEEGVCLQCLHALPRTENYKEPGNQAETLLAGRFPFVRVATFCIYSSGGVLQPLIHQLKYDGKREIGTLLGRLFGRDLYGSEFIRSIDLIVPVPLHPAKEKLRGFNQAEVIARGLSETTMIPLSTGNLVRSISNPTQTRRTKTERWENVKGIFDLLDPSLYAGKHLLLVDDIITTGSTIEACAYALLKSPGVRISIATLGEVL, from the coding sequence ATGATAACCCTTTTGAACTGCTTGTCGGATCTCTTCTTTCCGGATTGTTGTCTACTCTGCAATACCCGGTTGTTACCTTCCGAAGAGGGAGTCTGTCTGCAGTGTCTCCATGCACTTCCCAGGACAGAAAACTACAAGGAGCCCGGTAATCAGGCCGAGACACTTTTAGCTGGGAGGTTCCCGTTTGTGAGGGTGGCAACATTCTGCATCTATTCGAGTGGAGGTGTGCTGCAACCGCTTATCCATCAACTCAAGTATGATGGCAAGAGGGAGATAGGCACCCTGTTGGGGAGATTGTTCGGCAGAGATCTGTATGGAAGTGAATTTATCCGTTCCATCGATCTTATTGTGCCTGTACCCCTGCACCCCGCAAAAGAGAAGCTCAGGGGGTTCAATCAGGCGGAAGTGATTGCCCGGGGGTTGTCCGAAACCACCATGATTCCTCTATCCACCGGAAACCTGGTACGCTCCATCTCCAATCCCACGCAAACCCGTCGTACAAAAACGGAGCGCTGGGAGAACGTGAAAGGGATCTTCGACCTGCTCGATCCCTCCCTCTATGCCGGAAAACATCTCCTGCTGGTTGACGATATCATCACTACCGGGTCGACAATCGAGGCGTGCGCCTATGCCCTGCTGAAAAGTCCGGGAGTAAGGATAAGCATCGCCACACTGGGTGAAGTGTTGTGA